A genomic segment from Desulfurobacterium indicum encodes:
- the hisB gene encoding imidazoleglycerol-phosphate dehydratase HisB, which translates to MRKAEIKRKTAETDIRLKLNLDGEGKYSVKTDIPFLSHMLELFAKHGSFDLEITATGDVDVDHHHLIEDVGIVLGEAFRRALGDKKGIKRYGSFLLPMDETLVMTAVDLSGRPYFVYNNFPEMKILNGIEFDLWREFWKSFSFSLKCNLHLNLFYGLNLHHIVEASFKAVAKSLKEAVSIDEKLKDSVPSTKGVI; encoded by the coding sequence TTGAGAAAGGCAGAGATTAAACGAAAGACAGCAGAAACAGATATAAGACTAAAGCTAAATCTTGATGGTGAAGGTAAATATAGTGTAAAAACAGATATTCCTTTCCTTTCCCATATGCTTGAGCTGTTTGCAAAACATGGGAGTTTTGATCTTGAGATCACGGCTACAGGGGATGTTGATGTTGATCATCATCATCTTATAGAAGATGTTGGAATTGTTCTCGGAGAGGCATTTAGAAGAGCACTAGGAGATAAAAAAGGTATTAAGAGATATGGAAGTTTTCTCCTTCCAATGGATGAAACGTTGGTAATGACGGCTGTTGACCTTTCAGGAAGGCCTTACTTTGTTTACAATAATTTCCCCGAGATGAAAATTTTAAACGGTATCGAGTTTGATCTATGGAGAGAGTTCTGGAAGTCCTTTTCTTTCTCTTTAAAGTGTAATCTCCATCTCAATCTGTTTTACGGCCTTAATTTGCATCATATTGTTGAGGCTTCGTTTAAAGCAGTGGCAAAGAGTTTAAAAGAGGCAGTTTCAATTGATGAGAAATTGAAAGATTCTGTTCCTTCCACAAAAGGAGTGATTTGA